In a genomic window of Chaetodon auriga isolate fChaAug3 chromosome 1, fChaAug3.hap1, whole genome shotgun sequence:
- the LOC143316085 gene encoding frizzled-3-like, with protein sequence MSDSKMQAPVGKKTTTTYCRQRFPVCISFRLIPIFLLLFSLVAPALSIHMGSIESHSEFSCEPIRLRMCQDLPYNTTFMPNLLNHYDQQTAALAMEPFHPMVNLVCSADLRMFLCALYAPVCTVYGQVSMPCRSLCQRAKDECHKLMEIFGVAWPDDMECSRFPDCDEPYPRPEDLLTDSDPTDQSSMTVQRDYGFWCPRELKVDPDLGYTFMGRKDCSAPCPSMFFNQRELTFIRYFIGVVSIVCLSATLFTFLTFLIDVTRFRYPERPIIFYAVCYVMVSLVFFLGFLLEDRVACNSVSPAQFRASTITQGSHNKVCTLFFMVLYFFTMAGSVWWVILTITWFLAAVPKWGSEAIEKKALLFHAVAWGLPGALTVTLLALNKIEGDGISGVCFIGLYDIDALRWFVLAPLCVNVAVGVSLLLVGIVALNRVRMEIPLEKENQTKLVKFMIRMGVFSVLYLVPLLTVIGCYLYEHTYRSIWETTWMEENCRRYHIPCPYKVEQTGQPLMVLFLIKYLMMLVVGIPSVFWVGSKKTCFEWASFLHGRRRKDSGVNESRQVLQEQPDFAQSLLREPNTPIIRKSRGTSTQGTSTHASSTHLAVVDDLDEPVRTHHGHPASTRSKASSVHSKASYHSSLRRTRDDRSDTMVYRGTEDRSFHGSMPRLNHPLSAHSSLHQIDSHSRHSSQRDVSEAPPTLITHGTTASSSQAAENEGTSA encoded by the exons ATGTCTGACAGTAAGATGCAAGCacctgtgggaaaaaaaactacaacAACCTACTGCAGGCAAAGATTTCCTGTCTGTATTTCCTTTCGCCTCATCCCGATCTTCCTACTCCTCTTCTCCCTGGTTGCACCTGCCCTGTCCATTCATATGGGGTCCATAGAGAGCCACAGCGAGTTTAGCTGTGAGCCCATCAGACTGAGAATGTGCCAGGATCTGCCTTACAACACCACCTTTATGCCCAATCTACTGAATCACTACGACCAGCAAACCGCTGCGCTTGCCATGGAG CCTTTCCATCCCATGGTGAACCTGGTGTGCAGCGCTGACCTGAGGATGTTCCTGTGCGCCCTGTATGCTCCGGTGTGCACTGTGTACGGCCAGGTGTCCATGCCATGTCGATCCCTGTGCCAGCGAGCCAAGGATGAGTGCCACAAACTCATGGAGATATTTGGAGTAGCTTGGCCAGATGACATGGAGTGTAGCAG GTTCCCAGATTGTGACGAGCCCTATCCTCGTCCAGAGGACCTGCTGACGGACTCTGACCCCACTGACCAGTCCTCCATGACTGTCCAGAGAGACTATGGTTTCTGGTGCCCCAGAGAGCTCAAGGTCGACCCAGACCTGGGTTATACATTCATGGGCAGGAAAGACTGTTCTGCTCCGTGCCCCTCCATGTTCTTTAACCAGCGGGAGCTCACCTTCATCCGCTACTTCATAGGAGTCGTTTCCATCGTCTGTCTGTCCGCAACGCTCTTCACCTTCCTGACGTTTCTCATAGATGTTACCAG GTTTCGATACCCTGAGCGGCCAATTATCTTCTACGCTGTGTGTTATGTCATGGTGTcgcttgttttctttctggGGTTCCTGCTGGAAGACAGGGTAGCATGCAACTCAGTCAGCCCTGCCCAGTTCAGAGCTTCAACCATAACACAAGGCTCACATAACAAG GTATGCACCCTGTTCTTCATGGTCCTGTATTTCTTCACCATGGCCGGCAGTGTGTGGTGGGTCATACTGACAATCACTTGGTTCCTGGCTGCCGTGCCTAAATGGGGCAGCGAGGCCATTGAGAAGAAAGCCCTCCTCTTCCACGCTGTTGCCTGGGGGCTCCCAGGGGCCCTGACTGTCACCCTGTTGGCCCTGAACAAAATTGAAGGAGATGGGATCAGCGGAGTGTGTTTCATAGGGCTGTATGACATAGACGCCCTGAGGTGGTTTGTTCTGGCACCGCTCTGCGTCAATGTGGCG GTGGGTGTCTCTCTCCTGTTAGTGGGCATTGTGGCTCTGAACCGGGTACGCATGGAGATCCCTCTGGAGAAGGAGAACCAGACCAAACTAGTCAAGTTCATGATCCGAATGGGAGTGTTCTCGGTGCTCTACCTGGTCCCCTTGTTGACTGTGATTGGATGCTACCTGTATGAACACACCTACCGCAGCATTTGGGAGACAACGTGGATGGAGGAGAACTGCAGGCGCTATCACATCCCCTGCCCATACAAG GTGGAGCAGACCGGCCAGCCGCTCATGGTTTTGTTCCTGATTAAATATCTGATGATGTTGGTGGTGGGGATCCCCTCCGTTTTCTGGGTGGGCAGCAAGAAGACCTGCTTTGAATGGGCCAGCTTCCTGCATGGCCGCAGACGCAAAGA cagtgggGTGAATGAGTCTCGTCAGGTGCTGCAGGAGCAGCCAGACTTTGCCCAGTCTCTGCTGCGTGAACCCAACACCCCCATCATTaggaagtccagaggaacaTCCACTCAG GGCACCTCTACCCATGCGTCCTCCACCCACTTGGCTGTCGTGGACGACCTTGACGAACCAGTCAGAACTCACCACGGCCACCCCGCCTCCACCAGGAGTAAGGCCAGCAGCGTCCACAGCAAGGCCAGTTACCACAGCAGCCTGCGCCGCACTCGTGACGACAG GAGTGATACTATGGTTTACCGAGGAACCGAGGATCGCAGTTTCCATGGCAGCATGCCGCGTCTCAACCACCCGCTCTCCGCTCACAGCAGCCTCCATCAGATAGACAGCCATTCAAGGCACAGCAGCCAGCGAGACGTATCCGAAGCCCCACCTACCCTCATCACCCACGGAACAACAGCAAGTAGCAGCCAAGCTGCTGAGAATGAAGGCACCAGCGCCTGA
- the krtcap3 gene encoding keratinocyte-associated protein 3 isoform X2, giving the protein MRKGLTLILIGHINFILGAIVHGSVLRHISKPTKQVSTEYTVTNIISVTSGLLNITTGIIAILMSRNFRSVKLQVGLIIASFLNALLSAACCAGLLMAISVTIAHSGQGLMLGCNDTLVPINARSPVGARCPFDTTRIYDTTLALWIPSAVLAGFESGLSVWCFIIGLALRGLPPCGNSYIKEQLDEDTRHSTHSHRLIRQPSNSDV; this is encoded by the exons ATGAGAAAAGGATTAACTCTCATCCTGATTGGCCATATTAACTTCATCCTCGGAGCTATCGTCCATGGCAGTGTTCTCCGCCACATTTCTAAACCTACCAAGCAAGTCAGCACTGAATACACTGTGACCAACATCATCTCTGTCACCTCTGGACTGCTG AACATTACCACTGGGATTATTGCCATCTTGATGTCGCGGAACTTTCGTTCGGTAAAACTG CAAGTGGGACTTATCATTGCGTCATTCCTGAACGCCCTGCTCTCAGCAGCATGCTGCGCCGGGCTCCTCATGGCCATTAGTGTCACTATTGCCCACAGTGGGCAGGGTTTGATGTTGGGATGCAATGACACGCTGGTGCCCATCAACGCTCGGTCGCCTGTCGGTGCCAGATGCCCGTTTGATACAACACGAATCTAT GACACCACCCTGGCGCTGTGGATCCCTTCTGCTGTGTTGGCAGGGTTTGAGTCTGGACTGTCTGTCTGGTGCTTCATCATTGGATTGGCTCTCAGAGGGCTGCCACCCTGTGGGAACAGCTACATCAAAGAGCAg TTGGATGAAGACACCAGGCACTCTACGCACAGCCACCGTCTGATTAGACAGCCCTCAAATTCTGACGTGTAG
- the krtcap3 gene encoding keratinocyte-associated protein 3 isoform X1 produces the protein MCTFDKDKWPRRVMRKGLTLILIGHINFILGAIVHGSVLRHISKPTKQVSTEYTVTNIISVTSGLLNITTGIIAILMSRNFRSVKLQVGLIIASFLNALLSAACCAGLLMAISVTIAHSGQGLMLGCNDTLVPINARSPVGARCPFDTTRIYDTTLALWIPSAVLAGFESGLSVWCFIIGLALRGLPPCGNSYIKEQLDEDTRHSTHSHRLIRQPSNSDV, from the exons ATGTGCACTTTTG ATAAAGACAAATGGCCAAGAAGGGTGATGAGAAAAGGATTAACTCTCATCCTGATTGGCCATATTAACTTCATCCTCGGAGCTATCGTCCATGGCAGTGTTCTCCGCCACATTTCTAAACCTACCAAGCAAGTCAGCACTGAATACACTGTGACCAACATCATCTCTGTCACCTCTGGACTGCTG AACATTACCACTGGGATTATTGCCATCTTGATGTCGCGGAACTTTCGTTCGGTAAAACTG CAAGTGGGACTTATCATTGCGTCATTCCTGAACGCCCTGCTCTCAGCAGCATGCTGCGCCGGGCTCCTCATGGCCATTAGTGTCACTATTGCCCACAGTGGGCAGGGTTTGATGTTGGGATGCAATGACACGCTGGTGCCCATCAACGCTCGGTCGCCTGTCGGTGCCAGATGCCCGTTTGATACAACACGAATCTAT GACACCACCCTGGCGCTGTGGATCCCTTCTGCTGTGTTGGCAGGGTTTGAGTCTGGACTGTCTGTCTGGTGCTTCATCATTGGATTGGCTCTCAGAGGGCTGCCACCCTGTGGGAACAGCTACATCAAAGAGCAg TTGGATGAAGACACCAGGCACTCTACGCACAGCCACCGTCTGATTAGACAGCCCTCAAATTCTGACGTGTAG